From the Anguilla anguilla isolate fAngAng1 chromosome 8, fAngAng1.pri, whole genome shotgun sequence genome, one window contains:
- the LOC118233882 gene encoding CD209 antigen-like protein C isoform X1: MAMSAEIGSVECDGMYSKLINKDEDTPYEEENHKLGNPDVQVSMPSAGGAPSSHPYRLATGCLGVLCVVFLISIAVLCAHYKNLLFGVSEEHDVLSKNYTSAQSTMERLSFNVSALSDVISKLQKEKGDVEKDKERLQARVKVLEEQGKPKVCPPEWIGFNTSCYFISSTSKSWKDSQEYCAERGGHLAIIHTPEEQTFLFNQLVRGHWNAYWFGLSDEKAEGDWFWVDGTKLVRGFWMDGEPNNHIDEDCGYMVKTRNPSILALGSWYDAPCSMYWPWICEAPIS; encoded by the exons ATGGCAATGTCGGCAGAGATAGGATCAGTGGAATGCGACGGTATGTACTCTAAACTCATAAATAAAGATGAAGATACGCCATATGAGGAGGAAAACCACAAACTTGGAAATCCAGACGTTCAGG TGTccatgccctctgctggaggTGCACCCAGCTCTCACCCGTACAGACTGGCTACGGGGTGTCtcggtgtgctgtgtgtggtgtttttaaTTTCCATTGCGGTCCTGTGTGCCCACT ATAAGAACCTGTTGTTCGGTGTGAGTGAGGAGCACGACGTGCTCTCGAAGAACTATAcctcagcacagagcacaatGGAACGCCTCTCCTTCAATGTCTCAGCTTTGTCTGACGTAATCAGCAAActgcagaaagagaagggagaTGTGGAAAAAGACAAGGAGAGACTGCAAGCAAGGGTCAAGGTgctag AGGAGCAGGGGAAACCCAAGGTCTGCCCGCCAGAGTGGATTGGATTCAACACCAGCTGCTACTTCATCTCCTCCACCAGCAAGTCCTGGAAGGACAGCCAGGAGTactgtgcagagagggggggacactTAGCCATTATACACACGCCAGAGGAACAG ACGTTTCTGTTTAACCAGCTGGTCAGAGGTCACTGGAATGCGTACTGGTTTGGGCTCAGTGATGAAAAGGCAGAGGGTGACTGGTTCTGGGTGGACGGGACCAAACTTGTTAGAGG CTTCTGGATGGATGGCGAGCCGAACAACCACATTGATGAGGACTGTGGCTATATGGTGAAGACTCGCAACCCAAGCATACTGGCCCTGGGAAGCTGGTACGATGCACCCTGCAGCATGTACTGGCCATGGATATGTGAGGCTCCGATCAGTTAG
- the LOC118233882 gene encoding C-type lectin domain family 10 member A-like isoform X2, whose amino-acid sequence MAMSAEIGSVECDGMYSKLINKDEDTPYEEENHKLGNPDVQVSMPSAGGAPSSHPYRLATGCLGVLCVVFLISIAVLCAHYKNLLFGVSEEHDVLSKNYTSAQSTMERLSFNVSALSDVISKLQKEKGDVEKDKERLQARVKVLEEQGKPKVCPPEWIGFNTSCYFISSTSKSWKDSQEYCAERGGHLAIIHTPEEQTFLFNQLVRGHWNAYWFGLSDEKAEGDWFWVDGTKLVRGRLQSGKQLK is encoded by the exons ATGGCAATGTCGGCAGAGATAGGATCAGTGGAATGCGACGGTATGTACTCTAAACTCATAAATAAAGATGAAGATACGCCATATGAGGAGGAAAACCACAAACTTGGAAATCCAGACGTTCAGG TGTccatgccctctgctggaggTGCACCCAGCTCTCACCCGTACAGACTGGCTACGGGGTGTCtcggtgtgctgtgtgtggtgtttttaaTTTCCATTGCGGTCCTGTGTGCCCACT ATAAGAACCTGTTGTTCGGTGTGAGTGAGGAGCACGACGTGCTCTCGAAGAACTATAcctcagcacagagcacaatGGAACGCCTCTCCTTCAATGTCTCAGCTTTGTCTGACGTAATCAGCAAActgcagaaagagaagggagaTGTGGAAAAAGACAAGGAGAGACTGCAAGCAAGGGTCAAGGTgctag AGGAGCAGGGGAAACCCAAGGTCTGCCCGCCAGAGTGGATTGGATTCAACACCAGCTGCTACTTCATCTCCTCCACCAGCAAGTCCTGGAAGGACAGCCAGGAGTactgtgcagagagggggggacactTAGCCATTATACACACGCCAGAGGAACAG ACGTTTCTGTTTAACCAGCTGGTCAGAGGTCACTGGAATGCGTACTGGTTTGGGCTCAGTGATGAAAAGGCAGAGGGTGACTGGTTCTGGGTGGACGGGACCAAACTTGTTAGAGG GAGGTTACAGAGTGGAAAACAGTTGAAATGA
- the LOC118233128 gene encoding uncharacterized protein LOC118233128 isoform X1 encodes MGRCPLSPVTRMAALCCLLVAVAIRPVSCDEGQKSAEKQGDEREQVKVTQRGSLSSQLSVTTQATPTPLWVVVWGPTEMNEDETSLFVSGQQMDHYQKATKPWKQHQSAPTSGPQESLLGERERDNHEAGEGQFNKEEPEEVDPQFYVTVTISSVLIVSAIIITAKLCYDHRSSWHPPPLSPAMAPSLSLSLPCSLAPEGSRQTLQSTPSVRDRMPEVII; translated from the exons ATGGGGAGATG ccccctctctcctgttaCCCGAATGGCTGCCCTCTGCTGTCTGCTGGTTGCAGTGGCGATTCGCCCCGTGTCATGTGACGAGGGGCAGAAAAGTGCAGAGAAGCAAGGGGATGAAAGGGAGCAGGTGAAAGTGACACAGAGAGGCTCGCTCTCATCTCAGCTGTCCGTCACAACTCAGGCCACTCCCACCCCACTCTGGGTGGTCGTTTGGGGTCCCACAGAGATGAACGAAGACGAGACAAGCCTCTTTGTGTCTGGCCAACAAATGGATCATTATCAAAAGGCAACCAAGCCTTGGAAACAACACCAGAGCGCTCCAACCAGTGGACCGCAAGAGAGCttactgggagagagagagagagacaaccaTGAAGCTGGAGAAGGACAATTCAATAAGGAGGAACCAGAGGAAG TTGACCCTCAGTTCTATGTCACAGTGACCATTTCCTCAGTGTTAATTGTGTCAGCAATCATCATAACAGCTAAACTCTG TTATGATCACAGAAGTTCCTGGCACCCCCCGCCTCTTTCCCCTGCTAtggctccctctctttctctctctctcccttgttcCCTGGCTCCAGAGGGAAGCAGACAGACACTACAGAGCACTCCCTCTGTCAGAGACAG AATGCCTGAGGTGATCATTTAA
- the LOC118233128 gene encoding uncharacterized protein LOC118233128 isoform X2, with amino-acid sequence MAALCCLLVAVAIRPVSCDEGQKSAEKQGDEREQVKVTQRGSLSSQLSVTTQATPTPLWVVVWGPTEMNEDETSLFVSGQQMDHYQKATKPWKQHQSAPTSGPQESLLGERERDNHEAGEGQFNKEEPEEVDPQFYVTVTISSVLIVSAIIITAKLCYDHRSSWHPPPLSPAMAPSLSLSLPCSLAPEGSRQTLQSTPSVRDRMPEVII; translated from the exons ATGGCTGCCCTCTGCTGTCTGCTGGTTGCAGTGGCGATTCGCCCCGTGTCATGTGACGAGGGGCAGAAAAGTGCAGAGAAGCAAGGGGATGAAAGGGAGCAGGTGAAAGTGACACAGAGAGGCTCGCTCTCATCTCAGCTGTCCGTCACAACTCAGGCCACTCCCACCCCACTCTGGGTGGTCGTTTGGGGTCCCACAGAGATGAACGAAGACGAGACAAGCCTCTTTGTGTCTGGCCAACAAATGGATCATTATCAAAAGGCAACCAAGCCTTGGAAACAACACCAGAGCGCTCCAACCAGTGGACCGCAAGAGAGCttactgggagagagagagagagacaaccaTGAAGCTGGAGAAGGACAATTCAATAAGGAGGAACCAGAGGAAG TTGACCCTCAGTTCTATGTCACAGTGACCATTTCCTCAGTGTTAATTGTGTCAGCAATCATCATAACAGCTAAACTCTG TTATGATCACAGAAGTTCCTGGCACCCCCCGCCTCTTTCCCCTGCTAtggctccctctctttctctctctctcccttgttcCCTGGCTCCAGAGGGAAGCAGACAGACACTACAGAGCACTCCCTCTGTCAGAGACAG AATGCCTGAGGTGATCATTTAA